From the genome of Pelobacter propionicus DSM 2379, one region includes:
- the mutM gene encoding bifunctional DNA-formamidopyrimidine glycosylase/DNA-(apurinic or apyrimidinic site) lyase has product MPELPEVELTRRRLERDITGKQVQQVLVRAPKLRLPVPPELEEALKGRTVRAVERRGKYLLLECEAGWLIVHLGMTGFLRLLHTPQLPGKHDHVDIVFTDGSVLRFHDPRKFGTIAWTTDSLDKHPLLAGIGPEPLTAAFSGAYLFRVSRTRRVVVKLLIMNMAIVAGVGNIYANEALFRAGIRPDRAASSLSRTECERLAVTIREVLQESIDLGSTYRVEEGTVTYHPLAFDVYGRGHGTCTSCGGALEAVRLGNRSTVFCPRCQQ; this is encoded by the coding sequence GTGCCGGAACTTCCCGAGGTGGAACTGACCAGACGCAGGCTGGAGCGGGACATAACAGGAAAACAGGTCCAGCAGGTGCTGGTCCGGGCTCCCAAGCTCCGCTTACCGGTCCCGCCGGAGCTGGAGGAAGCCCTGAAGGGGCGAACGGTCCGGGCCGTGGAGCGGCGGGGAAAGTATCTGCTGTTGGAATGTGAAGCCGGATGGCTCATCGTCCACCTGGGGATGACCGGATTTCTCCGGCTGCTCCATACCCCTCAGCTTCCCGGAAAGCACGATCATGTGGACATCGTCTTTACCGATGGTTCGGTGCTGCGGTTCCACGACCCGCGCAAGTTCGGCACCATTGCCTGGACAACGGATAGCCTCGACAAACACCCGCTCCTGGCCGGAATCGGCCCCGAGCCGCTGACCGCGGCATTCAGTGGCGCCTACCTCTTCAGGGTGAGCCGGACCCGCCGGGTGGTGGTCAAGCTGTTGATCATGAACATGGCAATAGTCGCCGGGGTCGGCAACATCTACGCCAACGAGGCGCTGTTTCGCGCCGGAATCCGCCCCGACCGGGCCGCGTCCTCCCTCAGCCGTACCGAATGCGAGCGGCTGGCCGTCACCATTCGGGAGGTGTTGCAGGAGTCCATCGATCTGGGAAGCACCTATCGGGTGGAGGAGGGCACCGTCACCTATCACCCCCTTGCGTTCGACGTGTACGGGAGGGGACATGGCACCTGCACCAGCTGCGGCGGTGCGCTGGAAGCCGTCCGGCTCGGCAACCGGAGCACGGTGTTCTGTCCCCGCTGTCAGCAGTGA
- a CDS encoding TatD family hydrolase — protein MNPQESEAQIEDGIRLLDTHCHLNCEPLLSNLPGVLEAAHRAGVVGCVVPGVHPADWELMAGLTREHAGLFPAFGIHPLHADLADGAALERLAQIAASGVALGEIGLDPTYPGALDRQEQAFREQLRLAIRLGLPVLVHCRRLFQRTLTVLREEKAGRVGGIMHAFSGSPEMAREFIRLGFAISLCGTVTWRGAARPVRLAGQIPLESLVLETDAPDMAPEPFRGESNRPSCLREVLVAVAGIRDMLVHDLARATTVNTLRVLGRITLP, from the coding sequence ATGAATCCACAGGAGTCGGAAGCGCAAATCGAGGACGGCATCAGGCTGCTGGATACCCATTGCCACCTGAATTGCGAGCCGCTTCTCTCCAACTTGCCGGGAGTCCTGGAGGCGGCACACCGCGCCGGGGTGGTCGGTTGCGTCGTGCCCGGGGTTCATCCCGCTGACTGGGAGCTGATGGCCGGGCTGACGCGTGAGCACGCCGGACTGTTTCCCGCCTTTGGCATTCATCCCCTGCATGCGGACCTGGCCGATGGGGCTGCCCTGGAACGGCTCGCACAAATTGCCGCCAGCGGGGTTGCCCTGGGCGAGATCGGCCTTGACCCCACCTACCCTGGTGCGCTGGATCGGCAGGAACAGGCCTTCCGGGAACAGCTGCGCCTGGCAATCAGGCTGGGGCTGCCGGTACTGGTCCACTGCAGGCGTCTCTTCCAGCGCACCCTGACGGTTCTCAGAGAGGAAAAGGCCGGCCGGGTGGGCGGCATCATGCACGCCTTTTCCGGATCGCCGGAGATGGCCCGGGAGTTCATCAGGCTGGGGTTTGCCATCTCCCTCTGCGGAACGGTGACCTGGCGGGGGGCGGCCCGTCCGGTGCGCCTGGCTGGCCAGATTCCCCTGGAAAGCCTGGTGCTGGAGACCGATGCGCCTGACATGGCGCCCGAGCCCTTCCGGGGGGAGTCAAACCGGCCTTCGTGCCTGCGGGAGGTGCTGGTTGCGGTGGCGGGTATCCGTGATATGCTGGTGCATGATCTGGCCCGGGCCACAACGGTCAACACGCTGCGGGTTCTTGGTCGCATAACCCTGCCATGA
- a CDS encoding phospholipase D-like domain-containing protein, producing MTEETYFRQNKRLARLMRRLERARTPPPPVTYRRNRVALLPDGESFFRAFLTAIRSARYVILLEYYLIRNDRTGSVVVAELARAVVRGVRVMLIYDYIGCMDTPSSFFRSLAQQGIELIPFNVPSFRRGIRWFDRRDHRKMMVIDGCRAFLGGFNIGDEYAGIASPPQRFRDLGFSVEGSAVRELIGIFNETWQMEVGQLPELPRVRGVSPGSSSHGEANVAFVSGGPHQRSSYIRHAFLVNIASASEDLLIVNPYFVPGPRIIRSLLRAVRRGVRVRLLLPARSDVPLVLLVGRSSYGALLKGGVEIYELEDGILHAKVMLVDGERTILGSANLDQRSFHRNFEINGIIDSSSFGAQIRRVVEREVVASRRVTLHGHERRGLVTRMLEKLVNLFGWFL from the coding sequence ATGACGGAAGAGACCTACTTCAGACAGAACAAGCGGCTGGCGCGTCTCATGCGCCGCCTGGAGCGGGCGCGCACCCCTCCCCCGCCGGTCACCTACCGCCGCAACCGCGTCGCGCTACTGCCGGACGGGGAGAGCTTCTTCCGCGCCTTCCTGACCGCCATCCGCTCCGCTCGGTACGTCATCCTGCTGGAATACTACCTAATCCGCAACGATCGCACCGGTTCCGTCGTCGTGGCCGAGTTGGCACGGGCCGTCGTGCGCGGTGTGCGGGTCATGCTGATCTACGATTACATCGGCTGCATGGATACCCCTTCGTCCTTCTTCAGGTCCCTTGCCCAGCAGGGAATCGAATTGATCCCCTTCAACGTTCCCTCTTTCCGTCGTGGTATCCGCTGGTTCGACCGCCGCGATCACCGCAAGATGATGGTGATCGATGGCTGCCGGGCTTTCCTGGGCGGCTTCAACATTGGTGACGAATACGCCGGCATTGCTTCACCGCCGCAACGCTTCCGCGACCTGGGTTTCAGCGTGGAGGGGAGCGCTGTCAGGGAGCTGATCGGCATTTTCAATGAAACATGGCAGATGGAGGTGGGCCAGCTGCCGGAACTTCCGCGGGTCAGAGGGGTGAGCCCGGGCAGCTCCAGTCATGGGGAGGCCAATGTGGCCTTTGTCAGCGGCGGCCCGCATCAGCGCAGCTCCTATATCCGCCATGCTTTTCTGGTCAACATCGCCTCCGCCTCCGAGGATCTGTTGATCGTCAACCCCTATTTCGTGCCCGGCCCGCGCATTATCCGCTCCCTGCTGCGGGCGGTGCGGCGCGGGGTGCGGGTGCGGCTGCTGCTGCCGGCACGCAGCGATGTGCCGCTGGTGCTGCTGGTGGGGCGCAGCTCCTATGGCGCCCTGCTTAAGGGGGGGGTGGAGATTTACGAGCTGGAGGATGGCATTCTGCACGCCAAGGTCATGCTGGTGGATGGAGAACGCACCATCCTGGGGTCGGCCAACCTGGATCAGCGCAGTTTCCACCGCAATTTCGAGATCAACGGCATCATCGACAGCAGTTCCTTCGGCGCCCAGATTCGCCGGGTGGTGGAGCGGGAGGTGGTGGCCTCGCGGCGCGTTACCCTGCATGGGCATGAGCGTCGGGGGCTCGTGACCCGTATGCTGGAAAAGCTGGTCAACCTGTTCGGCTGGTTTCTGTAA
- the pckA gene encoding phosphoenolpyruvate carboxykinase (ATP): MKFNDVTRGTGLEEHGITNANLIYWTPPTSVLYEQIIKRGEGLVSHMGALAVKTGHYTGRAANEKFIVDEPTCHENVAWGKVNKPFDPQKFDELYKRMLAYMDGRNLFVQDCFAGADREHRLPLRIITERAWHSLFARNMFIRATPEELEQHEPRFALINLPGFHAIPSIDGTHSEAFIIVNLGRKLILIGGTSYAGEIKKSIFTILNYILPVEKKILSMHCSANVGPKGDSAVFFGLSGTGKTTLSADSSRALIGDDEHGWDDKGLFNFEGGCYAKIIRLCPESEPEIFATTRRFGTILENVAINTRTRRVDLDDDSFTENTRASYPLTHIPNIVPSGIAGHPANIIMLTCDAYGVLPPISHLTKEQAMYHFLSGYTARVAGTEAGVKEPTATFSTCFGGPFMALNPTVYGELLREKISRHNVSCWLVNTGWNGGPYGVGERIRISYSRALINAALDGTLADGSFETDPFFGLAIPTSCPGVPSEMLNPRNTWSDPARYDDTASRLVAMFRSNFTKYQPYVSAEVANAL, translated from the coding sequence GTGAAATTCAACGATGTTACCCGTGGAACCGGTCTTGAAGAGCATGGCATCACCAACGCGAACCTGATCTACTGGACCCCGCCGACCTCAGTGCTCTACGAGCAGATCATCAAACGGGGTGAGGGGCTGGTTTCGCACATGGGCGCCCTGGCCGTGAAGACCGGCCACTACACCGGACGGGCCGCCAACGAGAAATTCATCGTCGATGAACCCACCTGCCATGAAAACGTCGCCTGGGGCAAGGTCAACAAACCGTTCGACCCGCAGAAGTTCGACGAGCTGTACAAGCGCATGCTGGCCTACATGGATGGCCGCAACCTGTTCGTGCAGGACTGCTTCGCCGGCGCCGACAGAGAACACCGCCTGCCCCTGCGCATCATCACCGAGAGGGCCTGGCACTCGCTCTTTGCCCGCAACATGTTCATCCGGGCCACACCGGAGGAGCTGGAACAGCACGAACCGCGCTTCGCCCTGATCAACCTGCCAGGCTTCCACGCCATTCCCTCCATTGACGGCACCCATTCCGAGGCCTTCATCATTGTCAACCTGGGCAGGAAGCTGATCCTGATCGGCGGCACCAGCTATGCCGGCGAGATCAAGAAATCCATCTTCACCATCCTCAACTACATCCTGCCGGTGGAGAAGAAGATCCTCTCCATGCACTGCTCGGCCAACGTGGGACCGAAGGGCGATTCTGCGGTGTTCTTCGGCCTCTCCGGGACCGGCAAGACCACCCTGTCGGCCGATTCCAGCCGGGCGCTGATCGGCGATGACGAGCACGGCTGGGACGACAAGGGGCTGTTCAACTTCGAAGGAGGCTGCTACGCCAAGATCATCCGCCTCTGCCCGGAGAGCGAGCCGGAAATCTTTGCCACGACCCGCAGGTTCGGGACGATCCTGGAAAACGTGGCCATCAACACCCGTACCCGCCGGGTGGACCTGGACGACGACTCCTTCACCGAGAACACCCGCGCCTCCTACCCCCTGACCCACATCCCCAACATCGTTCCCTCGGGGATTGCCGGTCATCCCGCCAACATCATCATGCTGACCTGCGACGCCTACGGCGTGCTCCCCCCCATCTCCCACCTGACCAAGGAGCAGGCCATGTACCACTTCCTGTCCGGCTACACCGCCCGTGTGGCCGGAACCGAGGCCGGTGTCAAGGAACCCACCGCCACCTTCTCCACCTGCTTCGGCGGCCCCTTCATGGCACTCAATCCGACGGTGTACGGAGAACTGCTGCGGGAAAAGATCTCCCGCCACAACGTCTCCTGCTGGCTGGTCAATACCGGCTGGAACGGCGGCCCCTACGGAGTGGGCGAACGCATCAGGATCAGCTACTCCCGCGCCCTGATCAATGCGGCCCTGGACGGGACCCTGGCCGACGGCAGCTTCGAAACCGACCCTTTCTTCGGGCTGGCCATCCCCACCAGCTGTCCCGGGGTTCCCTCGGAAATGCTCAACCCGCGCAACACCTGGTCCGATCCGGCCAGGTACGACGATACCGCCTCCAGGCTGGTGGCCATGTTCAGGTCCAACTTCACCAAGTACCAGCCCTATGTCAGCGCCGAGGTGGCCAACGCGCTGTAG